From Pan troglodytes isolate AG18354 chromosome 1, NHGRI_mPanTro3-v2.0_pri, whole genome shotgun sequence:
GCTTCCTCCTAGGCTCATGCCAGCCTGCTCGGGTCCCTGGACTTTGCTCTGGTAACTCACCAGGGTGAAAATGCCCGGGAGCCTTGGCAGCTCCCTCAGTGAGATGGGGAATTGGGTGTGGTACAGGGTCTCACTGCCCTCTCTGTGGGATGCTCTGTCTGAAGCTATTGGAGAGAAATGGACACTAACCCACTCCAGGAATCTCCAATTCTAGCGATGGCTGGGGAGCCGAGTGAGCCCTTCTTGGGAGGGACCCCGTGAAGAAAGATAGGATAGGAGTTTGCCAGGAAGAGTACAAGGGGCAAGGGCGTCAGGGCAGTGGGCATGGGTGTGGAAAGGCAAATGCGATTTGGCAATGCCGCCGGTGCTGGGGGAAGCAGGTGTAGTCCGAGGGGAAGATGTGTGTAAAGGGGCAGGAGGAGCCGCCCTCAGTCTGATGCCATTTGCAGTGCTTAGGCCGATGCCTGGCAGGCACATAGTGAGGGCTGGGAAATGTTAGCTGTTTCTTTGTTCTTAATATTAGCACCATTTGCCTCCTTCCACTCTGAGTGTCTGAGTGGAGTCTTGTCCATTTCTCCTCTGATTCACCACATGGTACATCCCAAACAACAGAGGCCTGTGCACTCATCTCAGTGCCACACTCTTTCTAGATCACCTGGCTGCCACTCAGTGAGAGCTCTGATCTTACttctggtcctttttttttttttttttttttgatacagggtcttgctattttacccaggctggagtgcaatcatggctcattgcagctttggCCTctcagggctcaagcgatcctcccacctcagcctcctgagtagctgggactactacaggcctgtgccaccacacctggctaattttttgtattattcatCGAAaccagagtctcactttgttgcccaggctggtctcaaactcatgggctcaagtgatcctcctgccctggcctcccaaagtgctgagattacaggtgtgagccaccacagatctgcaccctctgcctggcccttatttctgattttttttttgtttacttttttaatccTTGTCTTCTGTCTTTGAGTCCAAGGTTGGCTGGTGAAAGTCCTCAGATCTCAGATCTGAAGTTAAGCTCACATTGAGAAGCAGAGGGGTGGTGGTGGAGTGGAAAAATTCCAAATGAATAGTTCATCAAACCTGCTCCCTCCCAGGTCTCAAGGGCTCTAGTGACTGCCCTCCTGCCAGCCTAAGTGACTTTCTAAGTGTGAAAAGTGGGAAGAGGACTCTCCACTCACCTGTTATTCCAGCCCACTAGGAtctaggattttttatttttatttttattttgaaatagggtctcattctgtcatccaggctggagtacagtggcataatatttgctcactacagccttgatctcctaggctcatgtgatcctctcagctcagcctcccaagtagctgagattacaggcatgtgccaccatgcctggccaaattttgtggtttttgtagagatggggtttcaccattttgcccaggctggtctcaaacccctgggctcaagagatccaccctcctgggcctctcTGAGTGCTCGGCTTAtgggggtgagccactgtgcctaacctccaactaagatttttttttttgggggggcggacagagtcttgttctggcacacaggctggagtgtagtgaaagatctcggctcactgcaacctctgcctcttgggttcaagcgattcttgtgcctcagcctctccagtagctgcgattacaagtttcagccactgaacccagcctccAACTAGGATTCTTAACAGGGGGCAGGGAGAAGAGTGTTAagcttacttctttttttttttttttttttttttgacagtcttgctctgtcacccaggcttgactgcaatggcatgatctgggctcactgcaacctctacctcccaggttcatgcaattcttttttttttttttttttttttttgagacagagtctcgctttgttgcccaggctggagtgcaatggcgcgatctcggctcactgcaagctccgcctcccgggttcacgccattctcctgcctcagcctcctgagtagctgggactacaggcgcccaccaccatgcccggctaattttttgtatttttagtagagacgggatttcaccgtgttagccaggatggtctcaaactcctgatcttgtgatctgcccgcctcagcctcccaaagtgccgggattacaggtgtgagccaccgcgcgtggctggttcatgcaattcttgtgcctagcctcccaagtagcagagatAACAGGTGTGTAcaaccacccccagctaatttttgtatttttagtacagatggggttttaccatgttggccagcttggtctcaaagtcttgacctcaggtgatttacccacctccgcctcccaaagtgctgggattataggcgtgagccaccacatccagccctgaattttcatttctctttcctctcagtGAAAATTGCTACCAAGGCCAATCCATGGATTGGGAACTCCCTGAAGCCTGACAGTGTCCGATCCCAGCTGGAGACGTCACTAAAGCGGCTGCAGTGTCCCCGAGTGGACCTCTTCTATCTACATGCACCTGACCACAGCACCCCGGTGGAAGAGACACTGCGTGCCTGCCACCAGCTGCACCAGGAGGTGAGGGGACCCCTGAGCTCTGGGAGGTGGTCCACTGCTACTCTCCTTATCCTGATCCTAATGGTGAGAGCAGAGGCACCAGGGCAGTCCCAGGGTGGAGCAGGGAACAGCCCCACTCCCAGGggccccaccctggcctccctttCCTGGTCTGGGCTGCACTATGTTCTGACTGGAGCCTCACCTGAGCAGGGCAAGTTCGTGGAGCTTGGCCTCTCCAACTATGCCGCCTGGGAAGTGGCCGAGATCTGTACCCTCTGCAAGAGCAACGGCTGGATCCTGCCCACTGTGTACCAGGTGAGGGCCGGGGCTGCAGAGGCCAAGGTCTCCAGAACTCCTGCTCATCCTGGGCTGTCTTTGCCCCTCTGACTGCCCCCATGCCCTCTGCATAGCAGCCACTCCCCTGCTGAAAGCCTGCAGATGGCTCCCAGGTACCCTCAGGATGCCATTCAAGCTCCTCAGGCTGGCCACTGGGCATCTGCTTCCTTCCTGCCTATCTGTGCACCTTGGACCCTTCCTTCCCTACCTTCCCCTGTACTCAGCCTGGAACAAGCCCTTCCCCCACCACCGCCCCTTCCGTGAGAGAATGGTTCAGGTCTCACATACGTGTCTCTTCCTCTGGAAGCCTTTCTAGATGGGCCCAGAAGACCCTGAGACCTCAGGTCCTTGTTTACCTCCTCATGATTCATTGCACAAATATTTGCACACCTGCTTGGTGCCAGGCACTGGTCACAGAACTTTCTAGTCTATTATGATTGCCTCATGACTTGATTATAACTGTTTATGCTTGACCTTACTACAAAATGTTTGAGGGAAGGGACCTTGTCCTTTTAGCTTTTGAATCTAAATCTGACAACCAGCCCACAGTTGGTGCTCATGAAAGTTggcagaatgaatgaattttccTAGGGCATAAGCCCCTTTCACCAGCACCAGTAAGAATAGGTATATGCCCAGACGGTTAAAGTCCTAGAATTGTTAAGGTCTGAAATAAGGGTTCTATAAGGGTAAATTTGAGGTCCCTTCTTTTGACACATCCACCCTCTCCCCGGGGCCCTTCTCCTTACAGGGCATGTACAGCGCCACCACCCGGCAGGTGGAAACGGAGCTCTTCCCCTGCCTCAGGCACTTTGGACTGAGGTTCTACGCCTACAACCCTCTGGCTGGTACGTGGAGCATTCCTGGCCCTGACTCAGCCTATTCCCGACCCACAGATGCCCAGCCCAGAACCTGGGAAGAAAGGAGGGTTTGACAAGAGGCTGGGCTGCATCCTTCAGCCCTCCTgggtccctgcccctcccctagaCCGGAGCCCTGAGGGATGTGGCAGCTTCTGGGGCACTCTGGGCCCCGGGGCTGATTGCTGCCTTCCCGCAGGGGGCCTGCTGACTGGCAAGTACAAGTATGAGGACAAGGACGGGAAACAGCCCGTGGGCCGCTTCTTTGGGAATACCTGGGCAGAGATGTACAGGAATCGGTGAGCTGGGGGTGCTTGGTGTGGATGGCTGGGGTGGGGTCAGCTTTATGTGGAATGAAGTCCTGGGCTGCTCCTGGGGTAAGGCCTTTCCTCGCTGCTGCACCTACTCCCCTGCATTCCTTCAGGAATTTCCAAACCCTCTGGGTTTTCTTGTTGTCTTGGGACCTCCAGGAGGAAAGGAGGCTCCCTGGACCTCGGGGTCTTGAAGTCGTAGCTCTTTCCTGAGCAATCACCCGCTACGAAGGAAAGAAAGAGCCCTGGAGGGAGGTCCAGGAGGCCTGGGGCTGAGTCCTGACCTGTCTCAGCGGCCTTCATGTCCGTAGGGGAAATGAGAGCAGGCTGCTGAGTTCTCAGGAATAAAGATTCGTTGAGGTCTCTGCTGAGGGGCCCAGCATCCTGGGTGGTTCTGATGCCCAGCAAAGTGAGAGACCTATGACTAGAGAGGACACCCGCCCCTCAGGGCTGCAGGGTGTGGGGTGGGGCAGTGGCCCTGGATGGCTCTTTGGTTGTGGCTTCCAGTGTGACCCTGATGGTACTGACCCCTGTGCCACCATCCCCCCTGAACAGCTTCTGGAAGGAGCACCACTTCGAGGGCATTGCCCTGGTGGAGAAGGCCCTGCAGGCCGCGTATGGCGCCAGCGCCCCCAGCGTGACCTCGGCCGCCCTCCGGTGGATGTACCACCACTCACAGCTGCAGGTAACCAGCGACCCTGGGCGCTCAGCTTCTTCCCTTCCAGGGGAACCAGCATTCATTACCTTCAGGTGAAGCCCAAAGCATTTGTTTTTTCGATTCGtctgaaatttctttcttccaaCTCTCATAAACACTCTTCccactggtctttttttttttgacacagagtcttgctctgttatgccagctggagtgcagtggcacgatcttggctcactgcaacttctgcctcccagactcaagcaattctcctcccccagcctcctgagtagctggaattacaggcacgcgccactatgaccaactaattgtttgtatttatagtagagatggggtttcgccaagctgcctatgctggtcttgaactcctgagctcagacaattcgccctcctcagcctctgaaagtgctgggattacaggcgtgagcccctgcactcGGCCTTCCCATTGGTCTTTGATGGTATCTGAGTGCCAGGCTTTGTAATGAGGGCTTCAGTGCAGGGATTTCATTATTCCTTCGGCTTTATGAAATGACTATCCCTGTGTTATTGACGAGGAAACTGAGTTTCACCCAGCTATGAAAGGGGAAGATATTTTAACACAGGTTCAACTGTAAAGCCCACTAGCCTCATCCTTTTGGTGGGAGCTGGAGTTTCCCTCTCTCAGTGCCTCATGTCTTCCTCTTTCAAATTTATATCCAACTCCAGCCTTAGATGTTGCAATAGTGTCTGGCAtatatacagtaggtgctcaataaatgggagctaagtgCGCTACATAATTTTTCACACCCATAACCATGTTGAAAATAGAAAAGATGATTGAGTCTCAGAGAGGCTTAATAACTTAGCCGCGTTTACACAGCTGCTGGGGGGCAGAACTGGGCTGTGAATGTAGGTCTGTCTGGAAGGGTCGTGTGGCAGTAGGGGAAAGAAAACAGGTTTCGAATCACATTGGTACAGCTATCCAAGGCACCTTAAGTTCTTTCTGGACATACGGGATATAAGAGATCCCAAATCTCAGCAGGGAGGTGGCTGGGACGGCTGTGAGTGGAGTCGCTGTGCAACAGAAGAGGGTTGAAGTCTGGCCGTCTCCCTTGCAGGGTGCCCACGGGGACGCGGTCATCCTGGGCATGTCCAGCCTGGATCAGCTGGAGCAGAACTTGGCAGCGGCAGAGGAAGGGCCCCTGGAGCCGGCTGTCGTGGATGCCTTTAATGAAGCCTGGCATTTGTTTGCCCATGAATGTCCCAACTACTTCATCTAAGCTCATCGTGGCTCAGGCTGCCCAAGGCTTTTCTGTCAACTCTTTTGCTCTCTCCCGCTTTGTCTAATTTAGAACTGCCTCACTAAATTCTTAGGGATGGAAGTATTTGGAAAAAAACCTAACAGTAGAGTCACCACCTAAGGAAGAATAAAATCTCCCAGGGTgctgtgtgttagtctgtttgcgttgctataaaagaatacctgagactgggtcatgtataaagaaaagaggtttctttggctcacagttctgcagtctGTACAAGAGGGTGTGGTGCCGGCATCTGCtcttggtgagggcctcaggaagcttagaatcatggcagaaggggaaacggAGCCAgcgtgtcacatggtgagagagggagcaagagacagACAGGGGAGGAAATTCACACACTgatggtggggatgtaaaatggtacaaccagtttggaaaatagtttggcagtttctcaaaggattaaacataaaattaccataggATTCAGCAGTTCCACTTGTGGGTATGtagccaagagaaatgaaaacatatctccCCACAAAAAAACTTGGGCATGAGATTTCACATTATCATTGCTCATAATAGCCAATAagtaaaaacaacccaaatgtccaagaatgaataaatggataaacaaaatatggtatatttatacaaCAGACTATTATtcggccattaaaaaaaaaaaaaagagtggctgacacctgtaatctcagcactttgagaggccaaggcaggaggactgattgaagacaggagttccagaccagtctgggaaacaaagcgagaccctgtctccactaaacataaaaacaaaattactggGGCcccatggcacacacctgtagtcccagctgctcgggaagctgagatgggcggattgcttgagcccaggtattcAAGTCtggagtgagctatgactgtgccactgcactccagcctgggcgacagagcaaaccctgtttccaaacaaacaaacaaacaaacaaatacacaaacagAAGTACTTAAACATCTACAATGTAAGTGCATCTTGAAGACGTGTTAAGTTAAAGAAGCCAATTACAAAAGGTTTCACGTTGTATGATTtcgtttatatgaaatgtccagaataggcaaatctgtttgagagagagaaagtagatgAGTGCTTGCCTAGGACTGGGAGGAGGTTTGCGAGGAAATGGAGATTCACTGCTAAtgagtacagggtttcttttgggggcgCTTATGAAGATGCTCTGAAATTGAttgtgatggttgtacaactctgaatACATGAAACAGCATTAAATCATCACTTTAAGTAAGTCAACTGTATAGTGTCTGAATTATGTCTCAAtactgttgtttttaaaaaacaaaacaggccaggcacggtgtctcattcCTGAAATCCCAGAACTCTGAGAGGCCTAGGCAAggggattgcttgaatccaggagttcaagagcagcctgggcaacatggtgaaatcccatcttgacaaaatatacaaaaattagctgggtggtggcaAACCCACTGTTTGGGTAGAACTCAGCGGGGGAAGCCTCATCTGTTCCCCGGTGTCTGAGACGTGATTTAGCAGCTGTAGGCTAGGGTCACCTGAAGACATTCACTTATCAGCTGCTGTCATTAACTGGCACACATGTGGCCTCTGCATGTGGCTTCCAAGGGAGCACATCTCAAGCAATCTAGGCAGAAGCCTTTTGGCCTTTTATGTCCCAGCCTCAGGAGTCCATAGCATCACTCTTGTGTCCTGGGAGGGGAGTCAAAGATACCTGTACAAAGAGCATTTGAGAGCATGGGGTGGTTATCTTAGGAAAATAAACTGTAACACTGGGAGCAACGGTCCTGAGTGGTCGAGATGAGCCCCAGGAGCTGCTGAGACTCTTGAGTATCCCCATCAGGGATGCATTCTCTGCTATGCCACATCCCACCTATTAGAATCTTCTGGATACTATATCTCAAAGATAGTTGATGTCCACTTGAATTCAGCCATTtcatatcttttttctcttctttttttcccactcCACCTCCTCCCTCAGCCATTTTAtatctaaagagcttcttcaaGAGACAGTTCCCAAACagcaccttaaatatatatacaattcgtatttgttaatttaaaaacaaatgagaagGAACAAAAAGACCTAAAGGAGCAGAGCTGGATCTGGAGAGcgtctaatatatatttattcatcctCAAACTAAGGAAACTGCTCTGTGCTGTATAAAAGACTGgagaagggccaggcgcagtggctcacgcctgtaatcccagcactttgggaggccgaggcgggcggattatggggtcaggagatcaagaccatcctagttaacacggtgaaaccccgtctctactaaaaatacaaaaaattagccgggcatggtggcgggcgcctgtagttccagctacctgggaggctgacgcgggagaatggcgtaaatccgggaggtggagcttgcagtgagctgagatcatgccactgcactccagcctgggcgacagagcaagactccgtctcaaaaaagaaaaagaaaaaaaaaaaaagactggagaaGGAGGTGACATAGATTTTGCACATGGGAATTCATGAGGAGGGGAGTTCCTGAAACTTCAGGCTGCAGAGAGGGCCATGGGCTGCCCTACTTGCTTCATTTCTGACCTGCTTGTTCCCAGTGACTGGGTTGGTTGGCATCACCAGTGTCTCAAATTGGGCCATTCTGAATACATTTCAGAAGCAACAGGAAGGTAAGAGTGCCAGGCTCCACAATTGTTTATGAACAAGTACATTTCTGCTGCatggatttttaatttaataaggcTGTTTTtaccatggctttttttttttttttttgagatggagtctagctctgttgcccaggctggagtgcagtggtgcaatcttggctcactgcaacctctgcctcccgggttcaagcaattctctgcctcagcctcccgagtagctgggactacaggcgcctgccaccacacctggctcattttttatatttttagtagagatggggtttcaccatcttggccagcctggtcttgaactcctgacctcgtgatccacccgcctcggcctcccaaagtgctgggattgcaggcatgagccaccgtcctTACCATGGCATTTGTAAGTGTATGTCCACTGCAGAAACAAATTTCTATCCTCAATGTTGAGCTTTATTAACTGAATTCGAAATAGCATTCAGAACAGTTAGATGCTTTCTCTCTCACAAAATGGATTTCCAAAAGCTTTACTCTGATTCCAAGAGTTGGATGGAAGACAGTTTATATATACAAGCTggaagccaccacacccagtctattTCTTAAAATTTGGACAATTTATCAAAGTGATATCTGCCCATGGTTAAAAGCTGTCACTTTCCAAGTCTCATTCCTCAGAGGCAACTTCTAGAAATTCTTGcagctttctttttctctagcagttACTGCTGCGCTATGTCTAAAGTATACActtggctggggatggtggttcacacctataatcccaacactttgggagacaaaggtgaatcgcttgagcccaggagtttgagaccagcctgggcaggtcagtgagactgtctctacaaaaaaattttaaaaactagccaggcatggtgtcataggcctgtagttccagccttaggaggccaagataggaggattgcttgagctcaggagtttggccTGGATATTAAAGCAAGACCGCcatctcttattaaaaaaaaagctacacaCTTTATCGCTATTCCTTAATATATCAAATTTAGATGTCGTGTGTGGGCTGCTGGAAAGTTCCTGATCTTAGATTTACCAAATCCACACCTGCAAGGTTAATATTTGTGCACAATGTGatttattacttctttttgttttctccccCTGGGAGGAAGGCAGAAACAAGCCAAGCTCCATGGAAGTGGTGCCAGTGCTAGTTTTGTTGAAATGGCCAAGGACTTAGGCAGCAGTGTCCAACATTTGGGTTCACCTTGTGTGCACTCCTGTGATTTACAGCCTTATTTGGATGATAAGGATGATCAGAAACCCCAAGGGTTTCTAATAATCCTTGCCATGTTCAGGAACCACCGTCCTAAGTGGAGGTTTTCTCAAGCTTTTCACACTGCAGGGCCCAGGCTACAGCCCTGGAGAATCGAGACCTGCTGGGTTTCATCCCATCTGTTCTTTACAGTGTGCAAAGCTGGCCAGGCCCCTTACTACCTTTATACTTGGCATTTAGCGCATGGGGCTGGCATGGGgcatttcccttcctcactgaGCAGGTGAGGGCAGGTGGCTCAGCCAAGGCCGCAGAGCCAGGATTGGAGATCAGGACTTGTCATGGGTCCTTGTGTCCCCCAGGGCACACAGGTGTGGTGCTGTAGGTGCTGAGGGGTCCTAAGGTGGCGGGTGTTTAACACCTGGTGAGGTTAAATGCTAGGGTTTTTTCTtcgaaatggggtctcactctgttgttcaggatggagtgcaggggCTCAATCACCActccctgcagcctctacctcccaggctcaagtgatcttcctgcctcagcctccagagcagctgagactagaggcgcacatcactacgcccggctaatttttgtttttttttttttttttttgtagagacaggaggtCTCCCTACGTTATCTTGGCTGACTTCTAACTTCcggcatcaagcaatcctcccttcttggcctcccaaagggcttggattacaggtgtggccatcacgcctggccaaatgCAAGGATTCTCGCCCACTGCCTCCCCTCTAGCCACCCAAGAACACGGATGAGGGGCCCAGAAACCTGCATGCATTCTGATGCTCAAAAATGTAAGATGTCTACTTAGAAGCCATTAGCCCCTCAGTGCTTCAGGGACCTGGGTGCGGGCAACCGCCCTGAGATGACCCCTAGTACTGACCCCCGTGCAATACCCTCCCCCAACCCAGCTTCTGGAACGAGCACCACTTCAAGGCCATGGCCCTGGTGGAGCAGGTCCTGCAGATTGTGTATATAGCACCAGTGCCCCTGGCATGGCCTTGACTGCCCTGCGATGGACCACTCGCAAGCTGCAGGTAACCCAGCTGTCTCTAGATGCTCAGCTGCTTCTCTCAAAttctgtgggggtggggagactgGGGAAGCTGCGAGGGCTATGCAGTCATTTGGTCACTTTGACCAAGAGGAGATAAGTCCTTTTCTTCCTATGAAGGCTCTCCATGGCCCAGTTCTTTTGGGTGGGGTAAACCTGTTCTTACACAAATTACTTAAGCGGCCAGGTTACCAACACTAGTTATTGCGATGGCCATGTTAAGTATGGTCATCTCAGTTTTACATAAGGCAACTGGCTCAGAGGCAATTTCACTTGCGTAGGGTCCCACAGCTACACGTGGTAGGGAACGAACGTGGGTTTGACTGAaactaatgtttttctttttggggggACAAGGTcttcctcttgtcacccaggctggagtgcagtggcttgatcatggttcactgcagtcttgacctccagggctcaggcaatGCTCCGCTtcagtctcccatgtagctggaaccacaggcatacaccaccatgtgactaacttttgtattttttgtagagacaggggtctcactacattgcctgggctgatctttttttttttttgagacggagtctagctctgtcacccaggctgagtgcagtgctgtgatctcggctcactgcaagctccgcctcccaggttcaagccattctcctgcctcagcctcccgagtagctgggactacaggcgcccgtcaccatgcccagctaattttttgtatttttagtagagacggggtttcaccgtgttagccaggatggtctccatctcctgacctcgtaatccgcctgcctcggcctcccaaagggctgggattacaggcatgagccaccgtgcccggcctgagccTGGGCTGATCTTGAGtctttgggctcaagcaatccgcccacctcagcattccaaattgctaggattacaggtgcaagccactgcatctggtctGAAACCTACATTTTTAACCATTAGCTTTTCCTGGCTCCTTGGCTGCCCACCCTGGAGACAGCCCAACCCTGTGTGTAGTGGCAGGGTTTCCCTCTCCCTGCTGTCCCTAACCCCCTTCTCCAGCTTGGGTATTATATGGTTATGGCTTCCCTTTAGTGAGCACGTTACGTGCCAGGTCTGCAGGCAAAGTGCTTCACACAATTTCTAATTCAGACAAGCGGCCTGAAAAGTCTGAAGCTGAAAGGCTGGGTGACTGACCTGAGTTTACCCAGCTGCTGAGCAGCAGATGAGTGGCTCTGAAGTCAGCTCTGTCTAAAGCTGAGACAGCGTGGAGGCAGGGCTTTAAAGCCCAACGGTCATGGCTGTTTGCAAGCAGTAATGCAAGGCATACATGAATAACCAGAGCCCAGTTAGCGGCGGGGCCATGGCTGGGAGGGGCATGATTAGTCACTGTGCAGCAGAAATGTGTTGGAAGTCTAGCTGTCTCCCTTACAGGGCATGCATAGGGACGTGGTCATCCTGGATGGAGCAACTGGAGAAACTGGCAGCAGCAAAGGGCCCCTGGACTCGGCTGTCACAGAGGCCGCTGACCAAGCCTGGCACCTGAACATCCCACTACCTCCTCCAGGTCTGGCTAGACCTGGCTCAGGTGCGGAGGGCACCACCTGCCACCCTTCATTCTCTCCCCCTGGCCAGTTTTGGCCTTAAATGGTTGTAGGCTGCTTTCCCCTCTCAGCCCGGTTTGCAGATCCTCCTCTACACTCGTGCAGTCTTCCCAGTCATCCTCACGAGGCGAGAGGGCCGGGCCTGAGCTCTCCTTCAGCACTTCCTGCTGAGGCTGGTGCTTGACCTGGCCTAGGCCTGGGTGAACTTGGTGAATTCCTCTTCTGCCCGAAGCCTGCTTCCTGCTGTCCTTCCCAAGGGCGTGGTGAGAAGTGGGCGGGAGTAGGAAGTCTTCAAAGAACAGAGGCATTGAGAGGGTGTCAGGGGCACAATGCCGTTGTGAAGGTCACCCCACACCGTGGGATCCAGCCTGACCTCCCAACAGCAGGGCTGGAGGTGGCCCTCTCTTCCATGCATGGCAGAAAAAAGAGGGCCACTGTACACCCTGGAGCTGATTTACTCTCATTCAGAACTGCTTTCATGAAATACAAATAGAACAATgtgggctggatgcggtggctcacacatataatcccagcactttgggaggccaaggtgggtagatcgcttgagctcaggagtttgagaccagcctgtgcaacatggtgaaa
This genomic window contains:
- the LOC742959 gene encoding aflatoxin B1 aldehyde reductase member 4 isoform X3, whose protein sequence is MSRQLSRARPATVLGAMEMGRRMDAPTSAAVTRAFLERGHTEIDTAFLYSDGQSETILGGLGLGLGGSDCRVKIATKANPWIGNSLKPDSVRSQLETSLKRLQCPRVDLFYLHAPDHSTPVEETLRACHQLHQEGMYSATTRQVETELFPCLRHFGLRFYAYNPLAGGLLTGKYKYEDKDGKQPVGRFFGNTWAEMYRNRFWKEHHFEGIALVEKALQAAYGASAPSVTSAALRWMYHHSQLQGAHGDAVILGMSSLDQLEQNLAAAEEGPLEPAVVDAFNEAWHLFAHECPNYFI
- the LOC742959 gene encoding aflatoxin B1 aldehyde reductase member 4 isoform X2 yields the protein MSRQLSRARPATVLGAMEMGRRMDAPTSAAVTRAFLERGHTEIDTAFLYSDGQSETILGGLGLGLGGSDCRVKIATKANPWIGNSLKPDSVRSQLETSLKRLQCPRVDLFYLHAPDHSTPVEETLRACHQLHQEGKFVELGLSNYAAWEVAEICTLCKSNGWILPTVYQGMYSATTRQVETELFPCLRHFGLRFYAYNPLAGGLLTGKYKYEDKDGKQPVGRFFGNTWAEMYRNRFWKEHHFEGIALVEKALQAAYGASAPSVTSAALRWMYHHSQLQGAHGDAVILGMSSLDQLEQNLAAAEEGPLEPAVVDAFNEAWHLFAHECPNYFI
- the LOC742959 gene encoding aflatoxin B1 aldehyde reductase member 4 isoform X4 gives rise to the protein MSRQLSRARPATVLGAMEMGRRMDAPTSAAVTRAFLERGHTEIDTAFLYSDGQSETILGGLGLGLGGSDCRVKIATKANPWIGNSLKPDSVRSQLETSLKRLQCPRVDLFYLHAPDHSTPVEETLRACHQLHQEGKFVELGLSNYAAWEVAEICTLCKSNGWILPTVYQGMYSATTRQVETELFPCLRHFGLRFYAYNPLAGGLLTGKYKYEDKDGKQPVGRFFGNTWAEMYRNRFWKEHHFEGIALVEKALQAAYGASAPSVTSAALRWMYHHSQLQRQEVSLRYLG
- the LOC742959 gene encoding aflatoxin B1 aldehyde reductase member 4 isoform X1 — encoded protein: MSRQLSRARPATVLGAMEMGRRMDAPTSAAVTRAFLERGHTEIDTAFLYSDGQSETILGGLGLGLGGSDCRVKIATKANPWIGNSLKPDSVRSQLETSLKRLQCPRVDLFYLHAPDHSTPVEETLRACHQLHQEGMYSATTRQVETELFPCLRHFGLRFYAYNPLAGGLLTGKYKYEDKDGKQPVGRFFGNTWAEMYRNRFWKEHHFEGIALVEKALQAAYGASAPSVTSAALRWMYHHSQLQVTSDPGRSASSLPGEPAFITFRVPTGTRSSWACPAWISWSRTWQRQRKGPWSRLSWMPLMKPGICLPMNVPTTSSKLIVAQAAQGFSVNSFALSRFV
- the LOC742959 gene encoding aflatoxin B1 aldehyde reductase member 4 isoform X5 — its product is MSRQLSRARPATVLGAMEMGRRMDAPTSAAVTRAFLERGHTEIDTAFLYSDGQSETILGGLGLGLGGSDCRVKIATKANPWIGNSLKPDSVRSQLETSLKRLQCPRVDLFYLHAPDHSTPVEETLRACHQLHQEGKFVELGLSNYAAWEVAEICTLCKSNGWILPTVYQGMYSATTRQVETELFPCLRHFGLRFYAYNPLAGGLLTGKYKYEDKDGKQPVGRFFGNTWAEMYRNRFWKEHHFEGIALVEKALQAAYGASAPSVTSAALRWMYHHSQLQVTSDPGRSASSLPGEPAFITFRVPTGTRSSWACPAWISWSRTWQRQRKGPWSRLSWMPLMKPGICLPMNVPTTSSKLIVAQAAQGFSVNSFALSRFV
- the LOC104006552 gene encoding aflatoxin B1 aldehyde reductase member 4-like; the encoded protein is MLKNLLERAPLQGHGPGGAGPADCVYSTSAPGMALTALRWTTRKLQGMHRDVVILDGATGETGSSKGPLDSAVTEAADQAWHLNIPLPPPGLARPGSGAEGTTCHPSFSPPGQFWP